A window of the Armatimonadota bacterium genome harbors these coding sequences:
- the mreC gene encoding rod shape-determining protein MreC — MTELIAARRRVAVFVVLFVGVVTLLTTQVRAPDRRQVGALGELVLRGLQPVQVGLARVADGGARLWALYTGIGRVRAENARLREELDRITREAAALREQAAAARRLEDLLGFRNQMAHRAVAARVVARDPLRWYGTVVVDRGSRDGVRRNAPVVTARGVVGRVMEVTPTAARVLLVADSRSAVGALVQRTRDLGVVEGRGEWVLHLRYLSRASQVLPGDLVVTSGLGGVFPRGLVIGQIRRVVRQEGELLLEAEVEPAAALDRVEEVLILVPP, encoded by the coding sequence ATGACCGAGCTGATTGCGGCCCGTCGGCGCGTGGCGGTGTTCGTGGTCCTCTTTGTGGGGGTGGTGACGCTGCTGACCACCCAGGTGCGGGCGCCCGACCGCCGCCAGGTCGGCGCGCTGGGGGAGCTGGTCCTGCGCGGGCTGCAGCCGGTGCAGGTGGGTCTGGCCCGGGTGGCCGATGGGGGGGCGCGGCTGTGGGCCCTGTACACGGGAATCGGCCGGGTGCGGGCGGAGAACGCCCGCCTGCGCGAGGAGCTGGACCGGATCACCCGGGAGGCGGCGGCCCTTCGGGAGCAGGCGGCGGCGGCCCGCCGGCTGGAAGATCTGCTGGGGTTCCGGAACCAGATGGCCCACCGGGCCGTGGCGGCCCGGGTGGTGGCCCGGGACCCGCTGCGGTGGTACGGGACGGTGGTGGTGGACCGGGGCAGCCGCGACGGCGTGCGCCGCAACGCGCCGGTGGTGACCGCCCGGGGAGTGGTGGGCCGGGTGATGGAAGTCACCCCGACCGCAGCCCGGGTGCTGCTGGTGGCGGACTCCCGCAGCGCCGTGGGGGCGCTGGTCCAGCGGACCCGCGACCTCGGCGTGGTGGAGGGGCGAGGGGAGTGGGTCCTGCACCTGCGCTACCTCTCCCGGGCGTCCCAGGTGCTCCCGGGCGATCTGGTGGTCACCTCCGGGCTGGGCGGGGTCTTTCCCCGGGGCCTGGTGATCGGCCAGATCCGCCGGGTGGTGCGGCAGGAGGGCGAGCTGCTGCTGGAGGCGGAGGTGGAACCGGCAGCGGCTTTGGATCGGGTGGAAGAGGTGTTGATTCTGGTGCCGCCCTGA
- the mreD gene encoding rod shape-determining protein MreD — MRRVLAYAGALALVGVVQAAWLARVRVAGAAPDPLLALAVGVGVLQGAERGAVVGTAAGLLQDLLSGGGPLGVYGLSKLVVGFGSGLFERSIYVDNPLLPAVATAAGTVVSEVILLAVAGVVGLALGPWPVELARIAAQVILNSALAPAVFRGIRALEAWVVRAG; from the coding sequence GTGAGGCGGGTCCTGGCCTACGCCGGCGCGCTGGCGCTGGTGGGGGTGGTCCAGGCGGCCTGGCTGGCGCGGGTGCGGGTGGCCGGGGCGGCCCCGGACCCTCTGCTGGCGCTGGCCGTGGGGGTCGGCGTCCTGCAGGGAGCGGAACGGGGAGCCGTGGTGGGCACGGCGGCCGGCCTGCTCCAGGACCTGCTGTCGGGAGGAGGGCCCCTGGGGGTGTACGGGCTCTCCAAGCTGGTGGTGGGGTTCGGGTCGGGGCTGTTTGAACGCAGCATCTACGTGGACAATCCCCTGCTGCCGGCCGTGGCCACCGCTGCGGGAACCGTCGTCTCCGAGGTGATCCTGCTGGCCGTGGCCGGGGTCGTCGGGTTGGCCCTGGGGCCCTGGCCGGTCGAGCTGGCCCGCATTGCGGCCCAGGTGATCCTCAACTCCGCGCTGGCCCCGGCGGTCTTCCGCGGCATCCGGGCGCTGGAGGCGTGGGTGGTCCGGGCCGGCTGA
- the mrdA gene encoding penicillin-binding protein 2: protein MVDTPPPTRRLQAFSAVVAVLLGILLVRLWQVQVLQGAAYFRQSEDNRIREYTLAAPRGIIYDRRGRPLVANRPAFTVAVLPLELRDPPTVVSRLAALLGMPAAQIEARLRAARARPFEPVRIARDVDPTVVARIEENRLDLPGVIILADPVRHYLHGTRAAHLLGYVGEIDSDELAARRAEGYRPGDLIGKAGVEKAYESLLRGVDGRLRMEVDALGRPLRVLSRQPPSPGRAVVLTVDLDIQAAAEEALRATGLEAGAVVVLDPDTGEVLALASMPTFDPNLFARGISPERWLALTSDRRRPLLNRAISATYEPGSVFKLVTATAALERGIVSRRTVFDAPGYFRLGQWTFGDLRAWGRIDFITGIAHSVNVVFYTLGYRLGGETLAEYAFRLGLGEPTGIDLPGEVAGTIPSPATKQALVGEPWYPGDAVNMSIGQGAVTVTPVQVARMVAGLATGGRVMQPHVLLAVHHDRGLERVAPVLQRQVSLRPATLAVLREGMRAVVERGSGVAARLNRVAVAGKTGSAENPRGRPHAWFAGYAPAEAPQVVVVAFVEHGFRGGIAAAPVARAVLEAALARPEASP from the coding sequence GTGGTCGACACTCCGCCGCCGACCCGGCGGCTGCAGGCCTTCTCGGCGGTGGTGGCCGTTCTGCTGGGCATCCTGCTGGTGCGCCTGTGGCAGGTCCAGGTCCTCCAGGGCGCGGCCTATTTCCGCCAGTCCGAGGACAACCGCATCCGGGAGTACACGCTGGCCGCCCCCCGGGGGATCATCTACGACCGCCGGGGGCGGCCGCTGGTGGCCAACCGGCCGGCGTTCACGGTGGCGGTGCTGCCCCTGGAGCTGCGGGATCCTCCGACGGTGGTGAGCCGCCTGGCGGCCCTGCTGGGCATGCCCGCCGCGCAGATCGAGGCCCGGTTGCGGGCCGCCCGCGCGCGGCCCTTTGAGCCGGTGCGGATCGCCCGGGACGTGGATCCCACCGTGGTGGCGCGCATTGAGGAGAACCGCCTGGATCTGCCCGGGGTGATCATCCTCGCCGACCCGGTGCGCCACTACCTGCACGGGACGCGGGCCGCCCACCTCCTGGGGTACGTGGGAGAGATCGACAGCGACGAGCTGGCTGCGCGCCGCGCCGAGGGCTACCGCCCCGGAGACCTGATCGGCAAGGCGGGCGTGGAGAAGGCGTACGAGTCGCTGCTGCGGGGGGTGGATGGGCGGCTGCGGATGGAGGTGGACGCCCTGGGCCGGCCGTTGCGGGTCCTCTCGCGGCAGCCGCCCTCCCCGGGCCGCGCCGTCGTCCTGACCGTCGACCTGGACATCCAGGCCGCCGCCGAGGAGGCCCTGCGGGCCACCGGGCTGGAGGCGGGAGCGGTGGTGGTCTTAGACCCGGATACGGGCGAGGTCCTGGCGCTGGCCAGCATGCCGACGTTCGATCCCAACCTGTTCGCCCGGGGGATCAGCCCCGAGCGCTGGCTGGCACTGACGTCCGACAGGCGGCGTCCGCTGCTGAACCGGGCCATCAGCGCCACCTACGAACCGGGATCGGTCTTCAAGCTGGTGACGGCCACCGCGGCCCTGGAGCGGGGAATCGTCAGCCGCCGCACCGTCTTCGACGCCCCCGGATACTTCCGCCTGGGCCAGTGGACATTCGGAGACCTCCGGGCCTGGGGGCGCATCGACTTCATCACCGGGATCGCCCACTCGGTCAACGTGGTCTTCTACACCCTGGGGTATCGCCTGGGCGGCGAGACGCTGGCCGAGTACGCATTCCGCCTGGGCCTGGGCGAGCCTACCGGCATCGACCTGCCCGGAGAGGTGGCGGGGACCATCCCCAGCCCCGCCACCAAGCAGGCCCTGGTGGGAGAGCCCTGGTACCCCGGCGACGCCGTCAACATGTCCATCGGCCAGGGCGCGGTGACAGTCACCCCCGTGCAGGTGGCCCGGATGGTGGCGGGGCTGGCCACCGGAGGGCGCGTGATGCAGCCTCACGTGCTGCTGGCCGTCCACCACGACCGCGGCCTCGAGCGGGTGGCCCCCGTGCTGCAGCGCCAGGTCTCCCTGCGGCCGGCCACGCTGGCCGTGCTGCGGGAAGGGATGCGCGCGGTGGTGGAGCGGGGCAGCGGGGTGGCCGCCCGCCTGAACCGGGTGGCGGTGGCCGGCAAGACCGGCAGCGCCGAAAACCCGCGGGGCCGGCCCCACGCCTGGTTCGCCGGCTACGCGCCCGCCGAGGCTCCGCAGGTCGTGGTGGTGGCCTTTGTGGAGCACGGCTTCCGGGGCGGCATCGCAGCGGCTCCGGTCGCCCGCGCCGTGCTGGAGGCGGCCCTGGCCCGGCCGGAGGCTTCGCCGTGA
- the rodA gene encoding rod shape-determining protein RodA codes for MSRRLLRYVDWPLLAVTLALMAAGTVILYSAVQNSADPGSVVRMRLAHIAVSLVVLAAVLAVDYRTLARLWRPLWAGAVLLLVLVLVAGRSSGGAQRWLAVGSWTGFQPSELAKVTLVITLARHIDSHRDVGSWRAVVSVLLHAAVPMALIARQPDLGTALALGAVLAALLFVAGAPLRVLVGLGAGAAALAPVAWGMLHDYQRQRLLAFLDPAADPLGAGYALIQSRIAVGSGQIWGKGLLRGTQNLLHFIPEQHTDFIFTVVGEELGFVGAVALVGLFALWLWRGAAIAAAAKDRTGMLMAVGAVALTAFHVFVNVGMTVGLMPITGIPLPFISHGGSALVAFGALTGLVLNVGMRRKKILF; via the coding sequence GTGAGCCGGCGGCTGCTGCGCTACGTGGACTGGCCGCTGCTGGCCGTCACGCTGGCCCTGATGGCCGCCGGCACGGTCATCCTGTACAGCGCCGTGCAGAACTCCGCCGATCCCGGGTCCGTGGTCCGGATGCGCCTGGCGCACATCGCCGTCAGCCTCGTGGTCCTGGCGGCGGTCCTGGCGGTGGACTACCGCACCCTGGCGCGCCTGTGGCGCCCCCTGTGGGCGGGCGCGGTCCTGCTGCTGGTCCTGGTCCTGGTGGCCGGCCGCTCCAGCGGCGGCGCCCAGCGCTGGCTGGCGGTGGGGTCGTGGACGGGATTCCAACCCTCGGAACTGGCCAAGGTGACGCTGGTCATCACCCTTGCCCGCCACATCGACAGCCACCGGGACGTGGGGTCCTGGCGGGCCGTGGTCTCTGTCCTGCTGCACGCCGCCGTGCCCATGGCCCTCATCGCCCGCCAGCCCGACCTGGGGACCGCCCTCGCCCTCGGCGCCGTCCTGGCAGCCCTGCTGTTCGTCGCCGGGGCGCCCCTGCGGGTGCTGGTGGGGCTGGGGGCGGGGGCGGCGGCGCTGGCGCCGGTGGCGTGGGGAATGCTGCACGACTACCAGCGTCAGCGGCTGCTGGCGTTCCTGGATCCCGCCGCCGATCCGCTGGGCGCCGGCTATGCCCTCATCCAGTCCCGGATCGCCGTGGGATCCGGCCAGATCTGGGGCAAAGGGTTGCTGCGGGGGACCCAGAACCTCCTGCACTTCATCCCCGAGCAGCACACCGACTTCATCTTCACCGTGGTGGGCGAGGAGCTGGGCTTTGTGGGCGCGGTGGCCCTGGTGGGGTTGTTCGCCCTCTGGCTGTGGCGCGGGGCGGCCATCGCCGCTGCCGCCAAAGACCGGACCGGGATGCTGATGGCCGTGGGCGCGGTGGCCCTGACGGCGTTTCACGTGTTCGTCAATGTGGGCATGACGGTGGGCCTGATGCCCATCACCGGGATCCCGCTACCGTTCATCAGCCACGGCGGCAGCGCCCTGGTGGCGTTCGGGGCCCTCACGGGGCTGGTCCTGAACGTCGGCATGCGTCGCAAGAAAATCCTCTTCTAG
- a CDS encoding Rne/Rng family ribonuclease, producing MAKEIIATVEPQETRVAVLDDGRLVNLYIERGEPLAGNIYKGRVAAVLPGMEAAFVDIGLERNAFLHVGDIRSQRLAGEEVEESFGRGAIAERLRVGQEILVQVTKEPMGTKGARVTTYLALPAYYLVLMPTVNYVGVSRRIENEQERRRLRQLADRLRPPGMGVIVRTAAEGATEKELADDIRFLLQLWSTVEERSRSSRAPALVYQDLRLIRRVVRDLFTEEVSRFLIDSPEEYQRIADLVRSFAPKLVSRLQLYQGEEPVFEALGVEREVDKALRRKVWLRSGGYIVVDRTEALTVIDVNSGKYVGKTDLASTIFRTNMEAVDEVVRQITLRDIGGIILVDFIDMENEHHRRQVMQALQEAVRRDRSKMHIIDLTALGLVEITRKRVYQDLEEVMRMPCPYCEGRGRVLSVETMALKVRREARRVLAAGRAPAVLMEVHPDVEALLFRDGDAWLRALEQRFGRTLRVRGRPGMHVERVRVLEGASVDELELRAREDRREAVWLDFGPAEVVAVGEADDEQDLATAAASTREGWLGRLRRMLAR from the coding sequence ATGGCCAAGGAGATCATCGCCACCGTCGAACCGCAGGAAACCCGGGTGGCCGTGCTGGACGACGGGCGGCTGGTGAACCTGTACATCGAGCGGGGGGAACCTCTGGCCGGCAACATCTACAAGGGCCGGGTCGCCGCCGTCCTGCCGGGCATGGAGGCGGCGTTCGTGGATATCGGGCTGGAGCGCAACGCCTTCCTGCACGTGGGCGACATCCGGTCCCAGCGCCTGGCGGGGGAGGAGGTCGAGGAGTCCTTCGGGCGGGGAGCCATCGCCGAGCGGCTGCGGGTGGGTCAGGAGATCCTGGTGCAGGTGACCAAGGAGCCCATGGGGACCAAGGGCGCCCGGGTGACCACCTACCTGGCCCTGCCGGCCTATTACCTGGTCCTGATGCCGACCGTCAACTACGTGGGGGTGAGCCGGCGCATCGAGAACGAGCAGGAGCGCCGCCGACTGCGCCAGCTGGCGGACCGGCTGCGGCCGCCGGGGATGGGGGTGATCGTCCGCACGGCCGCCGAGGGCGCCACGGAGAAGGAGCTGGCCGATGACATCCGGTTCCTGCTGCAGCTATGGTCCACGGTGGAGGAGCGCTCCCGCAGCAGCCGGGCGCCGGCGCTGGTCTATCAGGACCTGCGCCTGATCCGGCGGGTCGTGCGGGACCTGTTCACCGAGGAGGTGAGCCGCTTCCTCATCGACTCCCCCGAGGAGTACCAGCGGATTGCCGATCTGGTGCGGTCGTTCGCCCCCAAGCTGGTCTCCCGCCTGCAGCTGTACCAGGGGGAGGAGCCCGTCTTCGAGGCCCTGGGCGTGGAGCGGGAGGTGGACAAGGCCCTGCGCCGCAAGGTGTGGCTGCGGTCGGGCGGCTACATCGTGGTGGACCGCACCGAGGCCCTCACCGTCATCGACGTCAACTCGGGCAAGTACGTGGGCAAGACCGACCTGGCCAGCACCATCTTCCGCACCAACATGGAGGCGGTGGACGAGGTGGTGCGCCAGATCACCCTCCGGGATATCGGCGGCATCATCCTGGTGGACTTCATCGACATGGAGAACGAGCACCACCGCCGCCAGGTGATGCAGGCGCTGCAGGAGGCGGTCCGGCGGGACCGCTCCAAGATGCACATCATCGACCTGACGGCCCTGGGGCTGGTGGAGATCACCCGCAAGCGGGTCTACCAGGACCTGGAGGAGGTGATGCGGATGCCGTGCCCCTACTGCGAGGGGCGCGGCCGCGTCCTGTCGGTGGAGACCATGGCGCTGAAGGTGCGGCGCGAGGCGCGCCGGGTGCTGGCGGCCGGGCGGGCGCCGGCGGTGCTGATGGAAGTGCATCCGGACGTGGAAGCGCTGCTGTTCCGGGACGGCGACGCCTGGCTGCGGGCGCTGGAGCAGCGGTTCGGCCGGACGCTGCGGGTGCGGGGTCGCCCGGGGATGCACGTGGAGCGGGTCCGGGTTCTGGAGGGAGCGTCGGTGGACGAGCTGGAGCTCCGGGCCCGGGAGGACCGCCGCGAGGCCGTGTGGCTGGACTTCGGCCCGGCGGAGGTGGTCGCCGTCGGCGAGGCTGACGACGAGCAGGATCTGGCGACCGCCGCCGCCTCGACGCGGGAGGGGTGGCTGGGACGCCTGCGCCGGATGCTGGCGCGCTGA
- the rplU gene encoding 50S ribosomal protein L21 translates to MYAIIETGGKQYRVAEGAMVQVERLDLTPGATVTFDRVLLVGGEGGTRVGTPVVPGATVTATVMAHGRSRKILVLKYKPKSHYRRRLGHRQAYTLLRIDRIEAGGR, encoded by the coding sequence GTGTACGCCATCATCGAAACGGGAGGCAAGCAGTATCGGGTCGCCGAGGGGGCCATGGTCCAGGTCGAGCGCCTCGACCTCACCCCGGGCGCCACGGTGACCTTTGACCGGGTCCTGCTGGTCGGCGGTGAGGGTGGCACGCGGGTGGGCACTCCGGTGGTCCCCGGCGCCACCGTCACCGCCACGGTGATGGCGCACGGCCGGAGCCGGAAGATCCTGGTCCTCAAGTACAAACCCAAGTCCCACTACCGGCGACGGCTGGGGCACCGGCAGGCCTACACGCTGCTGCGCATCGATCGGATCGAGGCGGGCGGCCGGTAG
- the rpmA gene encoding 50S ribosomal protein L27: MAHKKGMGSSRNGRDSAGKRLGIKRFSGQWVTAGSILVRQRGTRVRPGRNVGMGRDFTLFALIDGIVAWERAGDTSRVSVYPVGA; encoded by the coding sequence ATGGCGCACAAGAAGGGCATGGGATCGTCCCGCAACGGGCGGGACAGCGCCGGCAAGAGGCTGGGCATCAAGCGCTTTTCGGGGCAGTGGGTGACGGCCGGGAGCATCCTGGTGCGCCAGAGGGGGACGCGCGTCAGGCCCGGCCGCAACGTCGGCATGGGCCGGGACTTCACCCTGTTTGCCCTCATTGACGGGATCGTGGCCTGGGAGCGCGCCGGAGACACGTCCCGGGTCAGCGTGTACCCGGTCGGCGCCTGA
- the nadD gene encoding nicotinate-nucleotide adenylyltransferase, whose translation MAAVGVMGGTFDPIHYGHLVTAEEARVQFRLDRVLFVPNRYPPHKRLDGVSDPEHRYRMTLLATATNPHFAVSRIEIDRPGPSYTIDTIRQLRETYAAADLFYITGADAILQIVRGAWERAAELLTLCQFIAASRPGFPIDAHDLRRFNVTGTQLANIHVMEIPALAISSTDIRQRVARGRPIRYLVPEPVEVYIHKHGLYRRGGASP comes from the coding sequence GTGGCGGCCGTCGGCGTGATGGGGGGGACGTTCGACCCGATTCACTACGGACACCTGGTGACCGCAGAGGAGGCCCGGGTCCAGTTTCGCCTGGACCGGGTCCTGTTCGTGCCCAACCGCTATCCGCCCCACAAACGCCTGGATGGCGTGAGCGACCCGGAGCACCGCTATCGGATGACCCTGCTGGCCACGGCCACGAACCCGCACTTTGCCGTCTCCCGCATCGAGATCGACCGCCCGGGGCCGTCGTACACCATCGACACCATCCGGCAGTTGCGCGAGACCTACGCGGCCGCCGACCTGTTCTACATCACCGGGGCCGACGCCATCCTGCAGATCGTGCGCGGCGCCTGGGAGAGGGCCGCCGAACTGCTGACCCTGTGCCAGTTCATCGCCGCCAGCCGTCCCGGCTTTCCCATCGACGCCCATGACCTCCGCCGGTTCAACGTCACCGGCACCCAGCTGGCCAACATCCACGTCATGGAGATTCCCGCCCTGGCCATCTCCAGCACCGACATCCGCCAGCGGGTGGCCCGGGGGCGCCCCATCCGCTACCTGGTCCCGGAGCCGGTGGAGGTGTACATCCACAAGCACGGGCTGTACCGCCGGGGGGGCGCATCCCCGTGA
- the rsfS gene encoding ribosome silencing factor, whose translation MTAPRALAVRAASAMEAKKAADVVILEIGAFTPVADYFVIGSADTAVQIRAITEAVEEAMAEAGVPLLGREGHARARWILLDFGAVVVHVFGPEARALYDLERLWADAPIVVER comes from the coding sequence GTGACCGCGCCGCGGGCGCTGGCGGTGCGCGCCGCCAGCGCCATGGAGGCCAAGAAGGCCGCGGACGTGGTCATCCTGGAGATCGGCGCCTTCACCCCGGTGGCCGATTACTTCGTGATCGGATCTGCCGACACGGCGGTGCAGATCCGGGCCATCACGGAAGCCGTGGAGGAGGCCATGGCCGAGGCCGGCGTCCCCCTCCTCGGACGCGAGGGGCATGCCCGGGCCCGGTGGATCCTGCTCGACTTCGGAGCGGTGGTGGTGCACGTCTTCGGGCCGGAGGCACGGGCGCTGTACGACCTGGAACGGCTGTGGGCCGATGCGCCCATCGTGGTGGAGCGGTAG
- a CDS encoding GNAT family N-acetyltransferase — protein MRVAIRPAAPDDVPVLVELYDHAYRGGYSACLDRYGPARPQDFWWLQAEKSVHLIDIDRRPAGVIVVGQVARQALAEEVLVRPPHDLGGGEARTLLQSIFDFLVEMFQRARQDRLTVRCAEANAWALALVHRFGFTLSSALVVARGMDRGPADPPPGYTVRRAAADDARAIARLRDDVFPALTLPADPGRGEVWAVLAERQSVPVGMGLLRADGPVGRWTVGVREAHRRRGVGTALAREVAVVARDRRLVPLTTYWALDAAASGFVRHLGACTERVYLYFERPL, from the coding sequence GTGCGCGTGGCGATCCGTCCGGCTGCCCCCGACGACGTCCCGGTCCTGGTGGAGCTGTATGACCACGCCTACCGCGGCGGGTACTCGGCCTGCCTGGACCGCTACGGCCCCGCGCGCCCGCAGGACTTCTGGTGGCTGCAGGCCGAAAAGTCGGTGCACCTGATCGACATCGACCGCCGGCCCGCCGGCGTGATCGTCGTCGGGCAGGTCGCCCGCCAGGCGCTGGCCGAGGAGGTGCTGGTCCGTCCCCCCCACGACCTGGGCGGCGGCGAGGCCCGGACGCTGCTGCAGTCCATCTTCGACTTCCTGGTGGAGATGTTCCAGCGGGCGCGCCAGGACCGGCTGACGGTGCGGTGCGCGGAGGCCAACGCGTGGGCTCTGGCGCTGGTTCACCGGTTCGGGTTCACCCTGAGCAGCGCGCTGGTGGTGGCCCGCGGGATGGATCGGGGGCCGGCGGATCCCCCTCCCGGGTACACCGTGCGCCGGGCGGCGGCCGACGATGCCCGCGCCATCGCGCGGCTGCGCGACGACGTCTTTCCGGCGCTGACGCTGCCCGCAGATCCGGGGCGCGGCGAGGTGTGGGCGGTGCTGGCGGAACGGCAGTCGGTGCCGGTGGGGATGGGTCTGCTGCGCGCCGACGGCCCGGTGGGTCGCTGGACGGTGGGCGTGCGCGAGGCCCACCGGCGGCGGGGGGTGGGCACCGCGCTGGCCCGCGAGGTGGCCGTCGTGGCCAGGGACCGCCGGCTGGTTCCCCTGACCACCTACTGGGCGCTGGACGCGGCCGCCTCCGGTTTCGTCCGCCATCTGGGAGCCTGCACCGAGCGCGTCTACCTGTACTTCGAGAGGCCCCTCTGA
- a CDS encoding MFS transporter has translation MRTYPVLVVGRLVDWLSVEVTALAGVWLVLQRGRSAEAVGVLLLVRGLVRAAGALVAGPILDRVDRRTVLVGTCALRAGILALLGTLASGDAVSLPGIYALLGADALLAAFTLLGPEMLAAAYVGPERLTTANALLDLASQMATLTGPAAGGLLASGLGAPRTLEVAGALLMAGAIIFLRLPPSPAHARAADSGGGRHLIAGIAYLAGHRGLRSLTALTFAYNFAYGPLEVALPVLVRDVLGSGPRALGALWSAFAAGWMAGGLLCGAIRWEGRSWAGLAASPLLWGILTVALPWAGGISPAAAMMASGGVVFAPYPILALTARQRATPDHLRGRVFSAYAAVVALGVPLGAALGGWMVSRAGVAGGVVGASALSVLLGVAAWRWPALRDLDAADGKSKPPPGG, from the coding sequence ATCCGCACCTATCCCGTCCTGGTCGTCGGGAGACTGGTGGACTGGCTGAGCGTGGAGGTCACCGCCCTGGCCGGGGTGTGGCTGGTCCTCCAGAGGGGTCGCTCGGCCGAAGCCGTGGGCGTCCTGCTTCTCGTCCGCGGCCTCGTGCGGGCGGCCGGGGCCCTGGTCGCCGGCCCCATCCTCGACCGGGTGGACCGCCGGACGGTCCTGGTGGGCACCTGCGCCCTGCGGGCCGGGATCCTGGCGCTGCTCGGCACCCTGGCCTCCGGCGATGCCGTGAGCCTGCCGGGCATCTATGCCCTGCTGGGCGCCGACGCCCTGCTGGCGGCGTTCACCCTTCTCGGCCCGGAGATGCTGGCCGCGGCCTATGTGGGGCCCGAGCGCCTGACCACCGCCAACGCGCTGCTGGACCTGGCCAGCCAGATGGCCACGCTGACCGGGCCGGCCGCGGGAGGGCTGCTGGCGTCGGGGCTGGGAGCTCCCCGGACCCTGGAGGTGGCGGGGGCCCTGCTGATGGCCGGCGCGATCATCTTCCTCCGGCTGCCTCCCTCGCCAGCCCATGCCCGGGCAGCCGACTCCGGCGGCGGGCGCCACCTGATCGCCGGCATCGCCTACCTGGCCGGGCACCGGGGCCTGCGGTCGCTGACGGCGCTCACGTTTGCGTACAATTTTGCCTACGGGCCTCTGGAGGTCGCCCTGCCCGTGCTGGTCCGGGACGTGCTGGGCTCCGGACCGCGGGCGCTGGGCGCCCTGTGGTCGGCGTTCGCGGCGGGCTGGATGGCCGGCGGCCTGCTGTGCGGTGCCATCCGCTGGGAGGGACGATCGTGGGCCGGGCTGGCCGCCAGCCCGCTCCTGTGGGGCATCCTGACCGTGGCCCTCCCGTGGGCCGGGGGCATATCCCCGGCGGCAGCGATGATGGCCTCTGGCGGCGTGGTCTTTGCTCCCTATCCCATCCTGGCGCTGACCGCCCGCCAGAGGGCGACACCCGACCACCTGCGCGGTCGGGTGTTCTCCGCGTACGCCGCGGTGGTGGCTCTGGGCGTTCCCCTGGGCGCCGCGCTGGGCGGGTGGATGGTGTCGCGGGCCGGCGTGGCCGGCGGGGTGGTGGGGGCTAGCGCCCTCTCCGTCCTGCTGGGGGTGGCCGCCTGGAGGTGGCCGGCTCTGCGGGACCTGGACGCCGCCGACGGGAAGTCTAAACCTCCGCCCGGCGGGTAA
- a CDS encoding SPOR domain-containing protein, translated as MAERGKAGSGRKFSITIQVPEEVGAGWPDRATAERLIHEVYQAMGGQVPAARPGPRSRAAALLLAFALGAASGYLGAAGLPLLRPRSAGPSAVQPAPAPAASAPESPAPAEASPPAASAEAEPTSPQAPPAEPSAASPAPVAPAAEYRVQAGAFRQRANAVAQVGRLARDGFQAEIRRSGILYVVVVGPPHSREDADLLAARLRERGYDALVVRAP; from the coding sequence GTGGCCGAGCGCGGGAAGGCGGGATCGGGGCGCAAGTTCAGCATCACCATCCAGGTGCCCGAGGAAGTGGGCGCCGGCTGGCCGGACCGCGCCACCGCCGAGCGCCTGATCCACGAGGTCTACCAGGCCATGGGCGGTCAGGTCCCCGCCGCCCGGCCCGGACCCCGGTCGCGCGCGGCGGCGCTCCTCCTGGCGTTCGCCCTGGGCGCAGCCAGTGGCTACCTGGGCGCGGCAGGCCTTCCGCTTCTGCGGCCCCGCAGCGCGGGCCCATCCGCCGTCCAGCCGGCTCCGGCGCCTGCCGCCTCCGCACCGGAATCTCCCGCCCCCGCGGAGGCGTCGCCTCCCGCTGCGTCGGCGGAGGCGGAACCGACGTCCCCGCAGGCGCCGCCGGCGGAGCCGTCCGCCGCATCTCCGGCACCCGTCGCGCCCGCCGCCGAGTACCGGGTGCAGGCGGGGGCGTTCCGCCAGCGCGCGAACGCCGTGGCCCAGGTGGGACGCCTGGCGCGGGACGGTTTCCAGGCGGAGATCCGCCGCTCGGGGATCCTGTACGTGGTGGTGGTCGGGCCGCCGCACTCCCGCGAGGACGCCGACCTGCTGGCGGCGCGGCTGCGGGAGCGCGGCTACGACGCCCTGGTCGTCCGCGCGCCTTAG